Part of the Candidatus Methylomirabilota bacterium genome, AGCGTCGTTCCGAGCAAAGGAGCCCGCCCCGTCTCCCCGCCCCATCGCGCCTGAGATCCTGCTGCTCGGACGCACGACCGACGAGGCGCGCGACGCCGTCGAGCAGTACCTCGACGACGCGTTCCTCGCGGGGCTGCCCGCGGTCCGGCTCGTGCACGGCAAGGGCTCGGGCGCGCTCCGGAAGGCCGTGCGTGATCTCCTGGCGGCGCACCCCCTCGTCGAGTCGTTCCGCGACGGCGAGCCCTCCGAGGGCGGCACGGGCGCCACCGTGGCCGCGCTGAAAGTCTCCTGATGGCGTCCTACTCCCAGGCCGTGCTCGACGACATCCGCGCGGCCGTGGACGTGGTCGATCTCGTCAACCGCTACGTGAACTTGAGGAAGGCCGGCGCCAACTGGAAGGGTCTCTGCCCCTTCCACGCGGAGAAGACGCCGTCCTTCATGGTCAACCCCAAGAAGGGCATCTTCCACTGCTTCGGCTGCGGCGTGGGCGGCGACGTCTTCGGCTTCCTCATGCGCCAGGACAAGCTCTCCTTCCCCGAGGCCGTCCGCGCGCTCGCCAAGCAGGCGGGCACCGCGCTGCCGGAGGACCGCGGCGGGGCGGCCGGCGACGGCGGCCGCGAGGAGCTCTTCCGGGTGATGGGGCTCGCCGCGCGCTTCTACGCGGAGCACCTCTGGACGTCGGCCGGCGAGCGGGCGCGCGCGTACCTCGCCGGGCGGGGAATCGATCCCGAGGTCGCGAAGCGCTTCGGCCTCGGGTACGCCCCCGAGGCCTGGGACGCGCTGCTGAATTTCATGCGGGGCGAGCAGGTCGCCGAGGAGGCGCTCGTCACGACGGGCCTCGCGGTCCAGCGCGAGAACCGCTCCGGCGTCTACGATCGCTTTCGCGGCCGGCTCCTCTTCGCGATCCGCGACCTCCAGGGGCGCGTCGTCGCCTTCGGGGGGCGCGCCTTCGGTGACGAGCAGCCCAAGTACCTGAACTCGCCCGAGACACCGCTCTACACCAAGGGCAACCTCCTCTACGCCGCCGACCTCGCCCGTCCCGCGATCCAGACGAAGAACCGCGCGCTCCTCGTCGAGGGCTACGTGGACTGCCTCATGGCCCACCAGCACGGCTTCGGCGAGACGGTCGCGGCGCTCGGCACCGCCTTCACGAGAGTCCAGCTCTCGCTCCTGAAGCGCTACTGCGACGACGCGGTGCTCTTCTTCGACGCCGACGCGGCCGGCCGCAAGGCGGCCGAGCGCGCCGAGGAGCTGCTCGAGCCGACGGGGAGCGGCATCGCGTGGGCGGTCAACCGCACCGGCGCGTTCGAGGGCGCGGCCGCGCTCCGCCTGCGCGTGGCGCTGCTCCCCTCCGGCGACGACCCCGACACCTTCTTGAGGGCGCAGGGCGCGCCGGCCTTCGAGGAGCGGATCACGGCGGCGCGGAGCCTCCTCGCGTACGCGCTCGACCGCGCGCTCACGGATCCCGAGGGGGCCACCGGTGCCCGCGCGCGGACCAACGCCTTCGCCCGCGCCGCGCTGCTGCTCGCGAAGGTGGGCGACGCGCAGGAGGCGGCCACGCTTTCGCGCGAGGCCGCCGGCCGGCTCGGCGTGGACCCGACCCAGCTCTGGATCGAGGCTCAGCGGCTCCAGACCGCCCTCCGGAAACCTCCGGTCCCCGCCCCCGCGCGCTCGAGCCCGCTCGCCTCGGCGCCGCCGCCGGTCGAGCGCGACCTCGTCGCGCTGCTGCTCCACGCGCCCGAGGCGCGCCCGGCGCTCCTGCCGATGCTCGTCGAGGCCGAGGACCTCGCGCACGGCGGGCTCCGCGCGATCGTGGCGACGCTCAAGCTGCGGCCCGACGCGCCGGCGGAGAGCCTCATGACCGACGTCCCGACCGACGAGGCGCGCTCGGTCCTCGCCGCGCTCCTCGTGGAGGAGTTCCTCCCGGTTGACGTCCGGGTTAGCATCGAACAGTTTCGGCGGCGCCTCGAGCGGAGCCAGCGGCTCCGGCGGGCGCGCGAGGTGAGTCAGTCCATCGCCGACGTGCAGGCCAGGACCGGCGCGACGGCGCCGGTGACCGACGAGCTGCGGGCGCTCCACCACGAGAGCGCCGCGCTCTACGGGATCACGGGCGGTGTGGCCCAGACGCTCGACACGGGACGCGCCGGTCCCCAAGGAGCCGAGACGCATGAGTGACGAGCCGAAGCTCGAGGAGCTGG contains:
- the dnaG gene encoding DNA primase, yielding MASYSQAVLDDIRAAVDVVDLVNRYVNLRKAGANWKGLCPFHAEKTPSFMVNPKKGIFHCFGCGVGGDVFGFLMRQDKLSFPEAVRALAKQAGTALPEDRGGAAGDGGREELFRVMGLAARFYAEHLWTSAGERARAYLAGRGIDPEVAKRFGLGYAPEAWDALLNFMRGEQVAEEALVTTGLAVQRENRSGVYDRFRGRLLFAIRDLQGRVVAFGGRAFGDEQPKYLNSPETPLYTKGNLLYAADLARPAIQTKNRALLVEGYVDCLMAHQHGFGETVAALGTAFTRVQLSLLKRYCDDAVLFFDADAAGRKAAERAEELLEPTGSGIAWAVNRTGAFEGAAALRLRVALLPSGDDPDTFLRAQGAPAFEERITAARSLLAYALDRALTDPEGATGARARTNAFARAALLLAKVGDAQEAATLSREAAGRLGVDPTQLWIEAQRLQTALRKPPVPAPARSSPLASAPPPVERDLVALLLHAPEARPALLPMLVEAEDLAHGGLRAIVATLKLRPDAPAESLMTDVPTDEARSVLAALLVEEFLPVDVRVSIEQFRRRLERSQRLRRAREVSQSIADVQARTGATAPVTDELRALHHESAALYGITGGVAQTLDTGRAGPQGAETHE